The following DNA comes from Vigna radiata var. radiata cultivar VC1973A unplaced genomic scaffold, Vradiata_ver6 scaffold_239, whole genome shotgun sequence.
TAGGAGTAACAGAAATATATGAATGACAACATAGATGTGTGACCACAAAGATTATTATACGTTGCCAAATGATTATATATGAAAAGATATTGATATGAAACCAATTGAGGAAAAAGAATACAAAGTCAGTAAAAAGGGTTTAGACATGTACAAAGAAGACCACTAAAACCACAAGTGTTGACCAAATATTGCATGATTTTTAGTatagtgaaaaaggaaaaagggaaacaAGGAAGACGATCACAGGAAGTTGTTTAAAGGGATTTATTGATGAATAGTTACATTCTTGCCattgtttttttgttcttgtattACTAAAACcaataattcattaattcaGCAACATATAAACTTCATAACACTTTATGAATAGAAAGAGAATATCCATATCAAACTTATTCCAGTTAAGTACTTGACACTAATCCAAAGAAATGAAGAGTACAAGCCTCCATGGATAACCGGAACTGTTATTTCCTTCTAtctttaaaacaacaaattacgCACAATAACAGTGTGATCAAAGTAAGATTTTATGGAGAAGCATCTCGACCTTGAATTACTATCCATTTAAAACAGTACTTCATCAATATCTACATTAGtataataattcataaatcAAAGACCATATGCTAAATACTTCAAGCCATGAATTGCACAGATAAATTATATTACAGAAAAATGTAGCAGCTTGAATTTTGAGCAAAAAACGGGAAAGAATTTCACCTACAAAACCGGATCCAGGATACAAAGATCactaaaagaaggaaaagttgTATCATTCGAGGCATAAAGCTCACCTGGACTGAACATCTTCCTTTCCCCTCAACCTTTTCAAGACACAGGAAATTCCCGCATTCACTCCCGTCATCACAGCAAAGTTTCGAGCCTGAATAAAAGGCCCTCCAGCTAGAGCctacataataattaaacaaaacaaaaaaaaattacactaaaagtaaaattaagtaTATGAACAATCATAACCCTAAAATATTTTCCACTGAagaatatcaattaaaattaccCTAATaggtataataataatagtaatagtagTAGTAGTAATTACAATAATAGAGAGGAAGTGAAGAGTAGAAAACAAAACCTGAGCTTGTTTAAGAGAGGCCATGGCCTGAGGGTTGAGAGCGGCGTTGGGCGGAGGGGTGGGGAAGGCGGAGGGAGCATCGGCAGTGAGGGTTCCCATGAAGGCGCCGATTGCGGCGCCCTGGGCGGCGCTGGTGGTGGTGACGACGGCGGCCTCGACGGGGAGAGACTGCTTGGAGAGCCAGAGTTTGAAGCCATTCTCCAATTCCTTGAAACGTGCTTGAATTTGCTCTAACGGATTCTGACTCTGAGACGCCACCATAATTCCTTGCTTCCCTTGTTCCATTCAAGGATATCGACTactatttcctttttattttg
Coding sequences within:
- the LOC106779083 gene encoding mitochondrial import inner membrane translocase subunit TIM22, whose translation is MEQGKQGIMVASQSQNPLEQIQARFKELENGFKLWLSKQSLPVEAAVVTTTSAAQGAAIGAFMGTLTADAPSAFPTPPPNAALNPQAMASLKQAQALAGGPFIQARNFAVMTGVNAGISCVLKRLRGKEDVQSSMAAAFGSGVMFSLVSGMGAPNQATNAVTSGLFFALVQGGLFQIGQKFSQPPVEDIHYAKTRHMLNNLGLLSYEKNFKKGLLTDNTLPLLTDSALRDVRIPPGPRLXILDHXQRDLDPKEKRGSRH